One genomic region from Phycisphaeraceae bacterium encodes:
- a CDS encoding protein kinase — translation MSQDSNEFDFEATAPELSSMEPSADAQRPEEIAREISEIGQPLAQSNQFDEGTTAPTSEFLKQASFGDLPRAGPPCIDGLETLHELGRGATGTVWLARDILLKRLVAVKVLHPKYTTESAQLLAGAAQAALVAHPNLTQVLHAGRGDLGTYLVQEYARGEALTSVLQRRGALSPSEAVRIVEAVAHAAGALHDAGMVHRDIKPGNVVLEADGSVKLTDFGLLVNQSLTSAVLDGRNISGTPAYMAPEMFDGAASARTDVYAMGIMLYELLTGEKPFLGSISSLADMHRSQPIPIDRLKDLPAELVEVVARATDKRVIFRYKSGQHLAKALSDLQLISGAVERVRAGLDSAESAIANLNNKSQATTSWLIDAKKTKLMDNALIPCSPLTLADSPNGPSNCADDIPCVGCGFSVKGLPMASDCPECGKEVRATVEYPSTFHLLYFGEPFLGALERGLQSLRTAFGCWLAITVVAFAVLIGIIGLSLVIFIFGMVAIALPCIAIRASIQISRLERLTNYLQSAASVRSARTIGRFQLGFAIISAASLLLMIVDLYAIATVAMISYAALTLLIAVELIVITPLLSEISNRTGTPRLRELTLLAASIMWMLLGLYILGWSILIGLGRIENFLISVLMFAISIGPCIIGIWLTTHTINAVKSARNSLLHWSSGQDVKQ, via the coding sequence ATGTCTCAGGACTCGAACGAGTTTGATTTCGAAGCAACCGCCCCTGAGCTGTCTTCGATGGAACCGTCTGCCGATGCCCAGCGGCCAGAAGAAATAGCACGCGAAATCTCTGAAATTGGTCAGCCGCTCGCTCAATCTAATCAATTCGATGAAGGGACAACAGCACCAACATCTGAATTTTTAAAGCAGGCCAGCTTCGGCGACTTGCCACGCGCTGGCCCGCCTTGCATAGATGGCCTAGAGACGCTGCACGAATTGGGCCGCGGCGCGACAGGAACCGTCTGGTTGGCACGGGACATATTGCTCAAACGCTTGGTTGCAGTTAAAGTGCTGCACCCGAAATATACCACGGAGTCAGCCCAATTACTTGCAGGGGCAGCACAGGCGGCTCTGGTCGCCCATCCGAATCTGACCCAAGTTCTCCATGCGGGAAGGGGCGATTTGGGTACATATCTTGTCCAAGAATACGCTCGAGGCGAAGCTCTTACTTCTGTCTTGCAGAGGCGAGGCGCCTTATCTCCTTCTGAAGCGGTCAGAATCGTTGAGGCTGTTGCGCACGCTGCAGGAGCTTTGCACGATGCGGGTATGGTGCATCGAGATATCAAGCCAGGAAATGTGGTCCTCGAAGCAGACGGTTCTGTCAAACTGACGGATTTTGGTCTCCTTGTGAATCAGTCACTCACTTCGGCTGTTCTCGATGGCCGCAACATTAGCGGAACCCCCGCCTATATGGCACCAGAGATGTTTGACGGCGCTGCTTCCGCGCGTACTGACGTCTATGCCATGGGGATCATGTTATATGAACTCCTCACCGGAGAGAAGCCATTCTTAGGATCGATTTCATCGCTCGCAGACATGCATCGCTCACAACCGATTCCGATAGATCGTCTTAAGGATCTGCCCGCCGAACTTGTGGAAGTCGTTGCCCGGGCGACGGACAAGCGCGTCATTTTTCGGTACAAGTCGGGCCAGCACTTGGCGAAAGCTCTGTCTGATTTGCAATTGATCAGCGGAGCAGTCGAACGTGTTCGAGCGGGACTCGACTCGGCTGAATCGGCCATCGCAAACCTGAATAACAAATCCCAAGCTACAACTTCATGGTTGATCGACGCCAAGAAGACGAAGCTCATGGACAATGCTCTTATCCCGTGTTCACCCCTGACCCTCGCTGATTCTCCAAACGGACCATCAAATTGTGCCGACGACATTCCCTGCGTGGGGTGCGGATTTTCAGTCAAGGGTCTTCCAATGGCGTCAGATTGCCCAGAATGCGGCAAAGAAGTACGCGCAACTGTGGAATATCCCTCTACCTTTCATCTCTTGTACTTCGGCGAACCATTTCTTGGAGCCCTAGAGCGCGGGTTGCAGAGCCTGAGGACTGCATTCGGCTGCTGGCTGGCGATAACGGTCGTAGCCTTTGCAGTTTTAATTGGCATCATTGGGCTATCATTGGTGATTTTCATCTTCGGGATGGTGGCCATCGCTCTTCCGTGTATTGCTATACGAGCTTCGATCCAAATTAGTCGACTTGAGCGTCTCACAAATTATCTGCAGTCAGCCGCATCTGTGCGAAGTGCCAGGACAATCGGCAGATTTCAACTTGGGTTTGCGATCATTTCTGCAGCAAGTTTGCTTTTAATGATAGTCGATTTGTACGCAATTGCGACGGTTGCAATGATTTCATACGCGGCACTCACACTGTTAATTGCTGTCGAGTTGATTGTTATCACCCCCCTTTTGAGCGAAATCTCGAACCGAACGGGCACGCCTCGACTTCGCGAACTGACATTGCTTGCGGCAAGTATTATGTGGATGCTTCTTGGCTTGTACATACTTGGATGGTCTATTTTGATTGGTCTCGGAAGAATCGAGAATTTTTTAATATCTGTACTCATGTTCGCGATTAGTATTGGGCCTTGCATCATTGGAATCTGGTTGACCACACATACAATAAACGCGGTGAAATCGGCTCGTAATTCGCTCCTGCACTGGTCTTCGGGACAAGATGTCAAACAATAA
- a CDS encoding immunity protein 39 has translation MARHPKALMPALAGVRTELERILIQTNYFVDTPFSWIGISIRFGMKTEAKPHFQHIDRKDGELPLAIEIETAQMIGADLEQLKNLFRSAALRALIAAAERYNCPDARLREMFASLPTPQSSAEEDLD, from the coding sequence ATGGCACGCCATCCGAAGGCTTTAATGCCAGCCCTCGCCGGAGTTCGAACCGAACTCGAACGTATCTTGATCCAGACCAACTACTTCGTTGACACACCGTTTTCATGGATCGGAATTTCAATTCGATTCGGCATGAAGACTGAAGCCAAGCCTCATTTCCAACATATCGACAGAAAAGATGGGGAACTGCCGCTCGCTATTGAAATCGAGACCGCACAGATGATCGGGGCTGACCTGGAGCAACTCAAGAACCTCTTTCGCAGTGCAGCGCTGCGAGCCTTGATTGCCGCAGCAGAGCGGTACAACTGTCCTGACGCGCGACTGCGGGAGATGTTTGCAAGCCTTCCAACTCCACAGAGTTCGGCAGAAGAAGATCTAGACTGA
- a CDS encoding sel1 repeat family protein, giving the protein MFFKRTLRRTSIFRVPPSIRVNPRYSRLLMIVVLVTGTLTAQVLARPARLLTGYSAARALSDPPVGGDPVTATSEETRSEQINEALLRAQRISEDARKQESPLVIRAILADARAALVAVMGDPRHETLRVWPAFGALSVLLRDGRDAALAYEAIDRLEPDWRTRSDLSDLMASLNRMGAAERIIPVREGRERILSLLTKAEDGDTAAQSELGGKYLMGTAIPRNIKQGLVWLRLAAQFDDVAAQLGIAVCYMNGVDGPPDYAEALRWLQPAVDKGYAPAQRMMGMLYENGTGVPKDSLLAIRMYRMSADQGNRHAQCRLGYMYADGRGVSRNDAQALRWFRKAADQGEPEAQYCLGYIYAQGRGIKRNPKEAVKWFERSAEQGYVPAQFEFADCLTAGRGIGIDYGTAAKWFLRAAALGDAEAQYRAGRMYHEGNGLPQNDVEAVRLWQAAASEGSANGKFWLGIMYMRGVVVEQSNYRGLELIKQAAREGQLDARFELRKLGYTSW; this is encoded by the coding sequence ATGTTTTTCAAGAGGACACTGAGACGAACAAGCATCTTCAGGGTGCCGCCGTCGATCCGGGTGAATCCGCGTTATTCGCGCCTATTGATGATTGTTGTGCTCGTGACGGGGACGTTGACCGCGCAAGTGCTCGCAAGGCCTGCTCGCTTGTTGACCGGGTACAGTGCCGCTCGGGCTCTGAGCGACCCACCAGTGGGCGGCGATCCCGTGACTGCAACCTCTGAGGAAACCCGCAGCGAGCAGATCAACGAGGCGTTGCTCAGGGCCCAGCGCATATCGGAGGACGCGAGAAAGCAGGAGTCGCCCCTCGTGATACGTGCAATATTGGCGGACGCCCGAGCTGCGCTCGTCGCCGTGATGGGCGACCCGCGGCACGAAACGCTACGAGTGTGGCCAGCGTTTGGCGCGTTGTCTGTTCTGTTGAGAGATGGGCGTGACGCAGCATTGGCGTATGAAGCGATCGATCGACTGGAGCCTGATTGGCGAACAAGGTCGGATTTGTCCGACTTGATGGCTTCGCTAAATCGCATGGGTGCCGCAGAACGGATCATACCTGTCAGGGAAGGTCGCGAGAGAATTCTCTCGCTACTAACGAAAGCGGAAGATGGTGACACGGCAGCGCAGTCGGAGCTTGGAGGCAAGTATTTGATGGGCACTGCGATACCGAGGAATATAAAGCAAGGATTGGTTTGGCTCAGGCTGGCCGCTCAGTTTGATGACGTCGCGGCACAACTGGGCATTGCGGTATGCTACATGAATGGTGTCGATGGCCCACCCGACTACGCTGAGGCGCTCAGGTGGCTTCAGCCAGCTGTAGACAAGGGGTATGCTCCCGCCCAGAGGATGATGGGTATGCTATACGAGAACGGAACCGGTGTTCCGAAGGACTCCTTGCTCGCGATTCGGATGTACCGAATGTCGGCGGATCAGGGCAACCGTCACGCCCAATGCCGTTTGGGCTACATGTATGCCGATGGGCGCGGCGTCTCGCGCAATGACGCCCAAGCGCTCCGGTGGTTTCGAAAAGCCGCAGATCAAGGTGAGCCAGAGGCCCAATATTGTTTGGGATACATCTACGCCCAAGGCCGGGGTATCAAGCGAAACCCAAAGGAGGCCGTGAAGTGGTTTGAGCGGTCCGCTGAACAGGGCTATGTGCCAGCGCAGTTTGAGTTCGCGGATTGTTTGACCGCTGGGCGTGGAATAGGTATCGATTATGGTACTGCTGCCAAGTGGTTCCTCCGTGCGGCCGCCCTCGGAGATGCCGAGGCGCAGTATCGCGCGGGCCGAATGTACCACGAGGGCAACGGTTTGCCACAGAACGACGTTGAGGCAGTGCGACTTTGGCAGGCCGCTGCGAGCGAAGGGTCGGCAAACGGGAAGTTCTGGCTTGGCATAATGTACATGCGCGGCGTGGTGGTCGAGCAGAGCAATTATCGGGGACTAGAACTGATAAAGCAGGCAGCGAGAGAAGGTCAACTCGATGCGCGATTCGAGCTGCGCAAATTGGGCTACACCAGCTGGTAA
- the polX gene encoding DNA polymerase/3'-5' exonuclease PolX has product MSLKQHAATLFERIAAMLELLGEDKFRVNAHARAARALESHPGELEDIASDHAALEAIPGVGKKMAAKITELSNTGTIKEHDDLAARVPASLVALLDIPGLGPKTVKLLWDELGVTDLPGLERALADGSFLTLPRTGQKTADKITSAIAFMKTSSQRLSLGLAMPVAERFIAHMQSCPAVTRVAFAGSLRRGRDTIGDIDILAVATDPEAASAHFLAEPSITETLAQGASKTSARAHLFVDGGRWKGEAVGQVQVDLRLVPEASWGAALMYFTGSKDHNVRLRERALRQRLTLNEYGLYPNDDDPTPPHQRDVKPVAGASEEEVYKALGLPYLPPEIREDIGELELTATPALIEPADIKAELHAHTTASDGHMSLDQLIERAIARGFHTIAVTDHSRSSAQANGLSVERLREQRRDIEAARERFKGKITILCGSEVDILADGSLDYDDDVLTELDLVVASPHVALAQDAATATARLLRAIEHPLVHIIGHPTGRLINRRAGLEPAMPELVAAARQHNVALEINCHWMRLDLRDTHVRLAAEAGALIAIDCDVHAPDEFDNLRYGVLTARRGFLPPEQCINTWPQARLAAWIASKRTR; this is encoded by the coding sequence ATGAGCCTCAAGCAGCACGCCGCCACGCTCTTTGAACGCATCGCCGCGATGCTCGAGCTCCTCGGCGAAGATAAGTTTCGCGTCAATGCCCACGCCCGCGCCGCCCGCGCGCTCGAATCGCACCCCGGCGAACTCGAAGACATCGCCAGCGATCACGCCGCGCTCGAAGCCATCCCCGGCGTGGGCAAGAAAATGGCTGCCAAAATCACCGAACTGTCCAACACCGGCACCATAAAGGAACACGACGATCTGGCCGCGCGCGTGCCCGCGTCGCTCGTCGCGCTCCTCGACATTCCCGGCCTCGGACCAAAGACCGTCAAACTCCTCTGGGACGAGCTCGGCGTCACCGACCTGCCCGGCCTCGAACGCGCCCTGGCCGACGGCTCGTTCCTCACACTCCCGCGCACCGGCCAGAAAACCGCCGACAAGATCACAAGCGCCATCGCCTTCATGAAAACCAGCAGCCAGCGCCTGAGTCTGGGCCTGGCGATGCCCGTCGCTGAGCGCTTCATCGCCCACATGCAGTCCTGCCCCGCCGTCACGCGCGTCGCCTTCGCCGGTTCGCTCCGCCGAGGCCGCGACACCATCGGCGACATCGACATCCTCGCCGTCGCGACCGACCCCGAGGCCGCCAGCGCCCACTTCCTGGCCGAACCCTCCATCACCGAAACCCTCGCCCAGGGTGCCAGCAAAACCAGCGCCCGCGCCCATCTCTTTGTCGATGGCGGGCGATGGAAAGGCGAAGCCGTCGGCCAGGTGCAGGTCGATCTCCGTCTCGTCCCCGAAGCCTCATGGGGCGCTGCGCTGATGTACTTCACCGGCTCGAAGGACCACAACGTCCGCCTGCGCGAGCGCGCCCTGCGCCAGCGGCTCACCCTCAACGAATACGGCCTCTATCCCAACGACGACGACCCGACCCCGCCGCACCAGCGCGATGTCAAACCCGTCGCTGGCGCGAGCGAAGAAGAAGTCTACAAGGCCCTCGGCCTGCCGTACCTCCCGCCCGAGATCCGCGAAGACATCGGCGAACTTGAACTGACCGCCACTCCCGCCCTCATCGAACCAGCCGACATCAAGGCCGAACTCCACGCCCACACCACCGCCTCCGACGGCCACATGAGCCTCGATCAACTCATCGAGCGCGCCATCGCGCGCGGCTTTCACACCATCGCCGTCACCGATCACAGCCGCTCGAGCGCGCAGGCGAACGGGCTCAGCGTCGAGCGCCTGCGCGAGCAGCGCCGCGACATCGAGGCCGCCCGCGAGCGCTTCAAGGGCAAAATCACGATCCTCTGCGGCAGCGAGGTCGATATTCTCGCCGACGGCTCGCTCGACTACGACGACGACGTGCTGACCGAACTCGATCTGGTCGTCGCCAGCCCGCACGTCGCGCTCGCCCAGGACGCCGCGACCGCCACCGCCCGCCTGCTCCGCGCGATCGAGCACCCGCTCGTGCACATCATCGGCCACCCGACGGGCCGCCTGATCAACCGCCGCGCGGGCCTCGAACCGGCCATGCCCGAACTCGTCGCCGCCGCGCGCCAGCACAACGTCGCTCTCGAAATTAACTGCCACTGGATGCGCCTCGACCTGCGCGACACGCACGTCCGCCTCGCCGCCGAAGCTGGCGCCCTCATCGCCATCGACTGCGATGTCCACGCCCCCGACGAGTTCGACAACCTTCGCTACGGCGTCCTCACCGCCCGTCGCGGCTTCCTGCCGCCCGAGCAGTGCATCAACACCTGGCCGCAAGCCCGCCTCGCCGCCTGGATCGCCTCCAAGCGCACGCGCTAA
- a CDS encoding helix-turn-helix transcriptional regulator, translated as MTTTSLHDRLSSVAGARTYRALGELTGTHPETVRRYMQGQSPAVDFLASLCQSLAINADWLLTGRGPMHVSDLRAAALRDANPSELHSAMASTLTSLVERVARLETYCQTLETRLRVASAHSADSPRAPDVPLSSDDNPDPPVVQTRQRATRIAGSVSRRPRPDAH; from the coding sequence ATGACCACCACCTCCCTCCACGACAGACTCAGTTCTGTGGCCGGTGCCCGCACCTACCGCGCACTCGGCGAACTCACCGGCACACACCCCGAAACCGTCCGACGCTACATGCAGGGCCAGTCGCCCGCGGTCGACTTCCTCGCCTCGCTCTGCCAGAGTCTGGCTATCAACGCCGACTGGCTCCTGACGGGTCGCGGGCCGATGCACGTCTCGGACCTCCGCGCCGCCGCCCTCCGCGACGCCAACCCCAGCGAACTGCACTCGGCCATGGCCAGCACGCTCACTTCTCTCGTCGAGCGCGTCGCTCGCCTCGAAACCTACTGCCAGACACTCGAAACACGACTTCGTGTCGCTTCGGCCCACAGTGCCGACTCGCCCCGGGCACCCGACGTACCCTTGAGCAGCGATGACAACCCCGACCCCCCCGTCGTCCAGACCCGCCAGCGAGCCACCCGCATCGCCGGATCTGTCTCCCGCAGACCACGTCCGGATGCTCACTGA
- the recG gene encoding ATP-dependent DNA helicase RecG: protein MNAADPSAGPRPLTAGVQFLPGVGPKRAELLAQLGITNLGRLIAHLPHRYEHERAESAIAQLETGVLASARGHITATRVAGRGAKGRFEAVLIDDTGRLDLVWFNQPFLTHTILPGTRLWVQGKPMRRGGMVQMAHPLYEILDEHEPAQRRERLRPIYPATEGLTSRQIENIIDVALDDAVSQIEDHFTPAFGRQRELPLLADAYRMMHRPQSEQDIAEARRRLAYDELFMLQLAVHLKKQHLRTTLCAPALAVTPAIDQHIRQRLRLSLTPGQERVVAELRADLARTTPTNRLIQGDVGSGKTFVAIYAMLAAVAAGHQAALMAPTELLAEQHHASISAMLEGSRVRCALLTGSIAPAERAALLDRLARGQIDLLIGTHALLTDTVAFASLAVAVIDEQHRFGVHQRAALRAKGEDAASSPHVLVMTATPIPRTIAMTLFGDLDLSIIDDLPPGRQPITTRHLRTAQRADAEAILAEHIARGEQGYVVVPSIEGEHAAGVDDVARRLAAGPLAGRRIATLHGRMNRAQRDAVMSRFRAGAIDVLVATTVIEVGVDVPNATIIVIEDADRFGLAQLHQLRGRVGRGDKPAHCILIADPATPDALARLDAICSTADGFVLAERDFQIRGPGELIGARQSGDMPLQVADLATDLELLAQAQRDARDWVAASPTLARDTDALLRKRLVKKYGLGLGLADVG, encoded by the coding sequence GTGAACGCGGCCGATCCATCTGCCGGCCCGCGTCCGCTGACCGCCGGCGTCCAGTTCCTCCCCGGCGTCGGGCCCAAGCGCGCCGAACTCCTGGCTCAACTCGGCATCACCAACCTCGGCAGGCTCATCGCCCATCTGCCGCACCGCTACGAGCACGAACGCGCCGAATCTGCGATCGCCCAACTCGAAACCGGAGTCCTGGCTTCGGCCCGAGGACACATCACCGCTACCCGCGTGGCCGGCAGAGGTGCCAAGGGACGTTTCGAAGCCGTGCTCATCGACGACACCGGCCGACTCGATCTGGTCTGGTTCAATCAGCCGTTTCTTACCCACACGATCCTCCCAGGCACGCGATTGTGGGTGCAGGGCAAGCCCATGCGCCGCGGCGGCATGGTTCAGATGGCCCACCCGCTCTACGAAATCCTCGACGAGCACGAGCCCGCCCAGCGACGCGAGCGACTCCGCCCGATCTATCCCGCCACCGAAGGCCTCACCTCACGTCAGATCGAAAACATCATTGATGTCGCGCTCGATGATGCTGTCAGCCAGATCGAAGATCACTTCACGCCCGCGTTTGGCAGGCAGCGCGAGTTGCCGTTGCTTGCCGATGCTTACCGCATGATGCACCGCCCGCAGAGCGAGCAGGATATCGCCGAGGCCCGCCGCCGGCTTGCCTATGACGAACTCTTCATGCTTCAACTCGCGGTGCATCTCAAGAAACAGCACCTGCGCACCACGCTGTGCGCCCCGGCTCTGGCGGTGACGCCTGCCATTGACCAGCACATCCGCCAGCGACTGCGCCTTTCCCTCACGCCGGGCCAGGAGCGCGTGGTTGCCGAACTCCGCGCCGATCTGGCGCGCACCACGCCGACCAACCGCCTCATCCAGGGCGATGTCGGCTCGGGCAAGACCTTCGTCGCCATCTACGCCATGCTCGCCGCGGTCGCTGCGGGGCATCAGGCCGCTCTCATGGCCCCGACCGAACTGCTCGCCGAGCAGCATCACGCTTCGATCTCGGCCATGCTCGAAGGCTCGCGCGTGCGCTGCGCTCTTCTCACCGGCTCGATTGCTCCCGCCGAGCGCGCCGCCCTGCTCGACCGCCTCGCCCGCGGCCAGATCGACCTGCTCATCGGCACCCACGCTCTGCTCACCGACACCGTCGCCTTTGCTTCTCTGGCTGTTGCTGTCATCGACGAGCAGCACCGCTTCGGCGTTCATCAGCGCGCCGCCCTGCGCGCCAAAGGCGAAGACGCCGCCTCTTCGCCTCACGTCCTCGTCATGACCGCCACGCCCATCCCGCGCACCATCGCTATGACGCTCTTTGGCGATCTTGATCTCTCGATCATCGACGATCTTCCGCCCGGCCGCCAGCCCATCACCACGCGCCACCTGCGCACCGCCCAGCGCGCCGACGCCGAGGCCATCCTTGCCGAGCACATCGCCCGCGGCGAGCAGGGCTACGTCGTGGTGCCTTCGATCGAGGGCGAGCACGCTGCGGGCGTCGATGATGTCGCGCGGCGCCTGGCTGCCGGGCCTCTGGCCGGACGCCGCATCGCAACGCTCCACGGCCGGATGAACCGCGCTCAGCGCGACGCCGTGATGTCGCGCTTCCGCGCCGGCGCGATCGACGTGCTCGTCGCCACGACCGTCATCGAAGTCGGCGTGGATGTGCCCAACGCCACCATCATCGTCATCGAAGACGCCGACCGCTTCGGCCTGGCCCAGCTCCACCAGCTCCGCGGGCGCGTCGGTCGCGGCGACAAGCCCGCCCACTGCATCCTCATCGCCGACCCAGCGACGCCCGATGCGCTGGCCCGTCTCGACGCGATCTGTTCCACCGCCGACGGCTTTGTTCTGGCCGAACGCGACTTTCAGATCCGAGGCCCCGGCGAACTCATCGGTGCCCGCCAATCCGGCGACATGCCCCTGCAGGTGGCCGATCTGGCCACCGATCTCGAACTGCTCGCCCAGGCGCAGCGCGACGCCCGCGACTGGGTGGCCGCCTCGCCCACGCTGGCCCGCGACACCGACGCGCTGCTCCGCAAGCGCCTGGTCAAGAAGTACGGCCTGGGTCTGGGTCTGGCCGACGTGGGCTGA
- a CDS encoding DUF971 domain-containing protein, which produces MNPHAPQHIDLQKDRGLSILWNDGSSSYFSIAYLRRMSPSADMRELRKTMHANPLTVLPAGFVGDAVVATDAELVGNYAIRLTFSDGHTSGIYTWDYLRELAPESANPRSRAPGDDTPPHNNPLGLPT; this is translated from the coding sequence ATGAACCCGCACGCACCACAACACATCGACCTCCAGAAGGACCGAGGCCTCTCCATCCTCTGGAACGACGGCTCCTCATCCTACTTCTCCATCGCCTACCTCCGCCGCATGTCACCCTCGGCCGACATGCGCGAACTCCGCAAGACCATGCACGCCAACCCGCTCACGGTTCTCCCCGCCGGATTCGTCGGCGATGCCGTCGTCGCCACCGACGCCGAACTCGTCGGCAACTATGCCATACGCCTCACTTTTTCCGATGGGCACACTTCGGGCATCTATACGTGGGATTACCTGCGAGAACTCGCCCCCGAATCGGCCAACCCCCGCAGCCGGGCCCCGGGCGATGACACGCCGCCTCATAACAACCCGCTCGGACTCCCGACGTGA
- the pyrF gene encoding orotidine-5'-phosphate decarboxylase has product MNPVAAEHPADVLADAIAHTPACVGIDPDVERLPRRVREGSADHVAQIREFCLGAIDAAAGVVRIVKPQSACFERFGSRGFGVLEEVCGRARERGLCVVLDAKRGDIGVSARHYAACAVDLGAQWITVNPYLGLDTLEPYLDAGLGIFALVRTSNAGSDDIQTARVVSGDTVSMMIGRQLARLGAGWIGQRGLSAVGAVVGATKTAGDEGAELREVMRDQPMLIPGFGAQGGTMEDIKPLRRARGRNPGVVVNASRSVLYPGGNDEDWQGAIRRAAESLVIDLVGLGD; this is encoded by the coding sequence ATGAACCCGGTTGCTGCGGAACATCCTGCTGACGTGCTTGCCGATGCGATCGCGCACACGCCCGCGTGCGTGGGGATTGATCCGGACGTTGAGCGTCTGCCGCGGCGGGTGCGTGAGGGCTCGGCCGACCATGTGGCACAGATCAGGGAGTTCTGTCTTGGAGCGATTGACGCAGCGGCGGGGGTTGTGAGGATTGTCAAGCCGCAGTCGGCGTGCTTTGAGCGCTTCGGTTCGCGCGGGTTTGGGGTGCTCGAAGAGGTCTGCGGGCGTGCGCGCGAGCGGGGGCTGTGCGTGGTGCTGGATGCCAAGCGTGGGGACATCGGCGTCTCGGCTCGGCATTATGCGGCGTGTGCAGTCGATCTTGGCGCGCAGTGGATCACGGTGAATCCGTATCTGGGGCTGGACACGCTTGAGCCATATCTGGATGCAGGGCTGGGGATCTTCGCGCTGGTGCGGACCTCGAATGCGGGATCGGATGACATTCAGACGGCGCGTGTGGTGTCGGGGGATACGGTGAGCATGATGATCGGGCGGCAGCTGGCCCGGCTTGGTGCGGGTTGGATCGGGCAGCGGGGCCTGAGTGCGGTCGGGGCGGTGGTCGGGGCGACGAAGACCGCGGGCGATGAGGGGGCGGAGTTGCGTGAGGTGATGCGCGATCAGCCGATGCTGATTCCGGGGTTCGGGGCGCAGGGCGGGACGATGGAAGACATCAAGCCTCTGAGGAGAGCGCGCGGCCGGAACCCGGGGGTCGTCGTCAATGCGTCGCGCAGTGTGCTGTATCCTGGCGGAAACGACGAGGACTGGCAGGGAGCGATCCGTCGAGCGGCGGAATCACTCGTGATCGATCTCGTGGGACTTGGGGATTGA
- the rnc gene encoding ribonuclease III — translation MDEEVLSRAEAILGHRFADRELLKLSLTHASVSEHRLASNERLEFLGDAILGQVVCEIIFRTFPDLLEGEMTKIKSSAVSRRTCARVARTLGLHELLKMGKGMQSHDEPPPSLAAAVLESVIAALHIDGGFDVARNFLVPLFEPVVRRAARSGHQQNYKSVLQQYAQQTTQSTPNYRVLDEKGPDHAKAFKIAVELNGRRFEAAWGQAKKQAEQQAALIALCELGIIEPDEHGEYTVVDPENWQEAARRHAANGSIPKSHEIDHE, via the coding sequence ATGGACGAAGAAGTTCTCTCCCGGGCCGAGGCCATTCTCGGACACCGTTTCGCCGATCGAGAGCTCCTCAAACTCTCTCTCACACACGCCTCAGTCTCCGAGCATCGACTCGCCTCGAACGAACGACTCGAGTTTCTCGGCGATGCCATCCTCGGCCAGGTCGTCTGCGAGATCATCTTTCGTACCTTCCCCGACCTCCTCGAAGGCGAGATGACCAAAATCAAGTCCTCCGCAGTCTCGCGGCGCACCTGCGCCCGCGTCGCCCGCACGCTCGGCCTCCACGAACTGCTCAAAATGGGCAAGGGCATGCAGTCGCACGACGAGCCGCCACCCTCCCTCGCCGCCGCCGTCCTCGAATCCGTGATCGCCGCACTGCACATCGACGGCGGGTTCGATGTCGCGCGCAACTTCCTCGTTCCACTTTTCGAACCCGTCGTCCGCCGGGCCGCACGCAGCGGACACCAGCAGAACTACAAGTCCGTCCTCCAGCAATACGCTCAGCAGACCACTCAGAGCACCCCGAACTACCGCGTCCTCGACGAGAAGGGTCCGGACCACGCCAAGGCATTCAAGATCGCGGTCGAACTCAATGGCCGACGCTTCGAAGCCGCGTGGGGCCAGGCCAAGAAACAGGCCGAACAACAAGCCGCCCTCATCGCACTCTGCGAACTGGGCATCATCGAACCCGATGAGCACGGCGAGTACACCGTCGTCGATCCCGAAAACTGGCAGGAGGCCGCCAGGCGACACGCCGCCAATGGCTCAATCCCCAAGTCCCACGAGATCGATCACGAGTGA
- a CDS encoding 50S ribosomal protein L34 translates to MHYPRRNSRITKIRKSGFRARMATRSGRAMINRRRRIGRKLPSS, encoded by the coding sequence ATGCATTATCCACGTCGTAACAGCCGAATCACAAAGATCCGCAAGTCCGGTTTCCGGGCGCGCATGGCCACGAGGAGTGGTCGGGCGATGATCAACCGCCGCCGCCGCATCGGGCGCAAGCTCCCATCGAGTTGA